The sequence below is a genomic window from Novosphingobium sp. KACC 22771.
CCGCGGCGCGGGTGACTTCTCGACGACGGGCTATTCCAACCCCGCCGTGGCGCAGGCCTATGACGGCGTTTTTGCCGCGCGCAGCCAGTTCGTTGCCGCCACCTTCTATGACCTTGAGCGCGTCGAAGTGCTCAAAGGTCCGCAAGGCACGCTCTACGGCCGCAACGCCACGGGCGGCGCGCTCAACATCATCCCGGTTCAGCCCAAGCTGGGCCAGTTCGAGGGCTATGTCAGCGCCGGTTTCCAGAATTACAACGGCTATAATGCCGAAGGCGCGCTCAACATCCCGCTGGGCGACAAGGTGGCCGTGCGCGCCTCGTTCCAGGGCGTGTCGCGCGATGGCTATATCACCGACGGCACCGATGATGACAAGCATCACTCGCTGCGCCTGCAGGTAAAGGCCCAGCCGACAGAGGCGCTGACCCTGCGCCTTGGCGTCAATTATCAGCATCTGGGCGGGCGCGGCCCGGGCAAGGTGGTGTATGAACCCACCGCCCCCAACGCGCCGGGCATCACCAACCCCCAGCCGATCCTGCCCGCCAACCGCTGGACCTCGATCAACCAGTCGCTCAACACTCTGATCGGCAGCGTGACCGCGCCTCCCGGCATCTATCCGCTCGACACCAGCAAGGTCTATCAGAACGTCGATGTGCTGGGCATCAACGGCCATATCGACTGGAACCTTGGTCCCGCCGTGCTGACCGTGATCCCGGCCTATCAGCGCGTGACGCAGGACTCGCTGGTCATGCCCGCGCTCTATTTCAGCACGAACAACTATTTCACCGGCGCGCCCTCGGTGTCCGAAGGACAGACGCTGGAAGTGCGCCTTGGCCATGCCGACAACCGCGTGAAATGGGTGATCGGCGGCTATTATTTCAACGAGGATCAGGACAGCTTCAATGCCGTCCGCCTTGGCCGCGCCTCCGACACGGCCTTTATCGCGAAACTGAACACCCGCGCCTATGCCGCCTTTGGCGAAGCGACCTATTCGCTCACCAGCCGGTTCCGCGCCACGGCGGGCCTGCGCTATACCGATGAAACCAAGTCGGTGGACGGCCACCGCTATGCCATCGCGGGCAGCCTGGCTTGCCCCGCGGGCGGCACGGCGATTGGCGGCTCCTGCGAGATCCTGACCTCGTCGGGCACATGGGTTGAGGGCACCTATTCGGCCAAGCGCTTGAACTACAAGGCGGGCGTCGAATTCGACGTGGCGCCCCAGAACATGCTCTACGCCAGCGTCGTCACCGGCTTCAAATCGGGCGGCCAATCCAATGCCGACATCGACCCGTATAAGCCGGAGGACGTGACCGCCTATACGATCGGTTCCAAGAACCGCTTCTTTGGCCGTCTGCTGCTGATCAACGCCGAATTGTTCTATATGGATTACAAGAACCGGCAGGAGAATTTCTCCCAGCTCGACCGTGGCGGCGCGCAGGTTTCCTCGCTGTTCAACGCGGGCAAGGCCGTGGCCAAGGGCATCACGCTGGAGGCCACGCTGCGTCCGACGATGAACGACTCGTTCCACGTCGGCGTCGAATATACCGAGAGCAAGTACAAGGACTTCTCCTATCAGGTCTATCGCGCGGCCAGCCCCGATCCGACGACCACCTGCGGCGTGACCCCGATTACAGGCGGCAATGCGCGGATCGGCTATTGGACGGTCAATTGCAATGGCTTCCAATTGCCGCGTACGCCCAAGTTCTCCGGCAATGTCAATTACACGCACACGTTTGATATGAAGGACGGCGCCCGCGTGGAATTCACGCCGGACATGAGCTTTGCCTCATCGCGCTGGCTCTCGGCCGAATTTGTCGAGAATGCGCGCGCCGGAGCCTATGCCCTGTTCAATGCCAGCCTGACCTATTACGCGCCGGGCGACCGTTTCTCGGTTCAGGCCTTTGTCCGCAACATCGGCAATACGGCGGTTTACACCGGGACCCAGCAATATCCCTTCATCGCCAATTACAATGGCCATGACATTGCGCCGCCCCGCACCTGGGGCGCCCGCCTGCGCGCCAAATTCTAAAGTCTGAAGCCCCGGCGAAAGGGGGAGGTGAAGGGGCGCGCGATCCGCTGTCGCGCGCCCTTTTGCTTGGCCCTGCGCGATGGCGCGGGCACGTGAAAATCCCACTTTCCTCGGCGTGAATACAGTTGATTTCATCATCGACTCGTTTATAAAAAGAACATCGTTCTTTTAGATAGAACTAGGAATTGCCAATGCGTCTCGCAAGATTTGATGGTGGCCGGATCGGGGTCTGTGTGGGCGAAGAAATCGCCGATGTGACGGATGTTTGCGGCGTTGATACCGCGCAATGGCCCCCGGTTGGTCCGCTGGTGCTGATCCGCGATTTCGTCATCCTGCGCCCCCGCATCGAGGCTGCGCTGGCCACCGCCCCGCGCAAGGCTCTGGCTGATGTGCGGCTGGAAACCCCGGTGCCCTGGCCCAACAAGGTCATCGCCTATCCGGTGAACTATCACGCCCATGGCCGCGAAATGCAGGCGGGCTATCGCGCCACCAATCAGGGCTTTTTCCTCAAGCCCTCCTCCTCGGTTTCGGGTCCGAACGATCCGGTCGTCCTGCCCCATGTGCCGGGGCGCGAAGTCCATCATGAGGCGGAACTGGGCATCATCATCGGCAAGATCTGCCGCTCGGTCCCGCGCGAAAACTGGCGCGAGGCGGTGTTCGGCTATGCTTGCCTGATGGACATGGTGGTGCGCGGCCGCGAAGAGCGCGTGTTCCGCAAGGCCTATGACACGTTCTGCCCGGTTGGCCCATGGATCACCACGGCCGATGAAGTGCCCGATCCCGACCAGCTTGAAATGAACCTTTGGGTCAATGGCGAACTGCGCCAGCATGCCAATACGCGCGATCTGGTGCTCGACATTCCCGGCATGATCGAGACGGCTTCGGCAGTGATGACGCTTCAGCCGGGCGACATCATCGCCACCGGCACGCCGCAGGGCGTGGCCCCCATCGTCGATGGCGACAAGGTGCGCATCTCGATCACCCGCCTTGGCGAGATGACCGTGGACGTGGTGCAGGGCACAGAAGGGGCCAGCGAGGTCTTCGCCGCGCCCTATGTCCCGCCCATCATCAAGCAGAATTGAGGGCATCATGGCCGACATTGCCACGCTCGATGACCTTTACGCCGCCTTCACCGCGCTCAACATGGAAGGGGGCTGGCATCGCCGCTTTCCCGCACTGTGGAGCGAGCCGCGCGCCAATTTTCGGCCTTTCCAATGGCGCTATGGCGATGTGAAGCCGATCCTTGCCCGCGCGGGCGAGCTGATCGGCACGGACAAGGCCGAGCGGCGCAATCTGACCATGTTCAATCCGGTCGAGGGCAATGTCTATTCGACGCTGCGCTCTATGGTGGCGGCCTATCAGATGATCCGCCCCGGCGAGACCGCCCGCGCCCATCGCCACACGCCCAACGCCCTGCGCCTTATCCTTGAGGGGCGGGGGACCCATACGGTGGTCGATGGGCATCGGGTGGAGATGCGGCCGGGCGATGTCCTGCTCACGCCCGGTTGGGCTTGGCATTCGCATGACAATGTCGGGCCGGATGATTGCTACTGGATGGACTTTCTCGACGTTCCGCTGGTCCATCTGCTTGAACCGATGTTCTATCAGCCGCATCCCGATGGGGTCGAGGCGGATCCGACGGCGGTGGACAGTTCGCCGCTGGCCTTTCGGCGCGAGGATACACTGGCGCGGCTCGACGTGGCGGGGGCGGTGGATGATGCCCATGCCTCGGTGCAAATGGGCGATCCGGCGCTCAAGACCATTCGGCTGGATATGCAAAGGCTGATCGCCGGGCGCGAAACCGCGCGATGCCGGACCACGGCCAACATCATCTACGCCGTGGTCGAAGGCCAAGGCCGGACCGAAATCGACGGTCAGAGTTTCGACTGGAGCTTTGGCGACACGATCGCGATCCCGGCATGGCGGCCCTATCGCCATCGCGCCCAGAGCGACGCGCTGCTGCTCAAGGTTTCGGACGCGCCGGTGATGGCCGCCTTCGACTGGCTGCGCTGCGAGGCCGATTGATCCGCACTATTCCTTTCAAGAATTCATAAGTTTGGGGAGCATATATGAAACAATCTCTCAAAGTGCTGATCGCGGGCGGCGGTATCGGGGGCATGGCGGCGGCGCTGTCGCTGCTGCGCCGGGGCTATGATGTCGAGGTCTATGAACAGGCCGCCGAACTGGGCGAAGTGGGCGCAGGCGTTCAGATCAGCCCCAACGGATCGCGCGCCCTGGATGCGCTGGGCGTGTTCGAAACGCTCAAGGCCGCCTCTTGCGCGCCGCGCCGCAAGGAATTCCGCCTGTGGAACACGGGTCGCGCATGGCCGATGTTCGACCTTGGCCCGCAGGCGATTGAGAAATATGGCTATCCCTATCTGACGGTCTATCGCCCTGACCTGCTCGCCACGCTGATCGACGCGGTGCGCGCTATCAAGCCCGACGCGGTCCATCTGGCCAAGGCGGTCAGCAATATTGACGTGCGCGAGGATGGCGTGACCCTGCATTTCGCCGATGGCACCCATGCCGATGGCGACCTGCTGGTGGGTGCCGACGGGGTGAAATCCACCGTGCGCCGCTGCTTGTTCGGCGATGATGAGGCGCAGTTTACCGGCATGATCGCATGGCGCGCGGTTATCCCCATGGAGCGCCTGCCCGAACGGCTGCGCGACATGCTGGGCTGGACCTGGATCGGGCCGGGCGGCCATCTGGTCAACTATCCCCTGCGCGGGGGCAAGCTGATGAACATGATCGGCACCATCGAGCGCAACGACTGGCAGGTGGAAAGCTGGTACACGCAAGGGTCCAACGAGGAATGCGCCCGCGATTTCGCCGGATGGCACGAGGATGTGCAGACGCTGATTCAGGCCGCGCCCTCGGTGATGAAATGGGCGTTCATGGAACGCGCCCCGCGCCAGACGTGGAGCGTCGGCCGCGCCACCTTGTTGGGCGATGCCTGTCACGCCACGCTGCCCTTCCTTGCCCAGGGCGCGGTGATGTCGATTGAGGATGGGGTGGTGCTGGGCCGCTGCCTCGACAAATATGCCGATCCGGTCAAGGCGCTGCACCGCTATGAACAGGCCCGCGTTGAGCGCACCAGCGCCATGGTGCGCGGGGCCAAGGAAAACACCGCCCGTTTCCATGAATCGGCGCTAGCGACCGAAGAGGGCGCGATTGCCTATATGGAAAGCGAATGGAGCCGCGATCCGATCCGCGACCGCTATGACTGGCTCTATCGCTATGACGTGAATACGGCGGAGATCTGAGCGTGACGGATCATGCGCAGCGGCCCCCCGCCGATCTGCTGTCGGGGCTGCGGGTTCTCGATCTGACCAATATTCTCTCCGGCCCCTATGCCACCTATCAGATGGCGTTGCTGGGGGCCGAGGTCATCAAGGTCGAGAACCCGAAGGACGGCGATCTGGCGCGCAAGCTGGGCGCTTCGCCCTCGCTTAACGGGCAATTGATGGGCACCAGTTTCCTCGCGCAGAACGCGGGGAAACTGTCGGTGACGGTCGATCTGAAACACCCCGAAGGCAAGGCGTTGTTCCGCGAACTGGTGGCCAGCGCCGATGTTCTGGTGGAAAATTTCCGCCCCGGCGTGATGGATCGGCTTGGCTTTGGCCATGAGGCGCTGCGCGCGGCCAATCCGGGGCTGATCTATTGCGCGATTTCCGGCTTTGGCCAGAACGGGCCGCTGGCGGGCAATCCGGCCTATGACCAGATCGTACAGGGCATGTCGGGCGTGATGAGCATCACCGGGGACGCCGACACCGCGCCTTTGCGCGTGGGCTATCCGCTCTGCGATACGCTGGGCGGAATGGCGGCGGCTTTCGCGGTGGTCAGTGCGCTGGTTAAGCGTGGGCGGACGGGCGAGGGGGCCTTTATCGACCTGTCCATGCTGGACGCCACGCTCTCGGCTATGGGCTGGGCTGTGTCCAATTACCTGATCGCCGGGGTCGAGGCACGGCCCATCGGCAACCAGAACATGACTGCCGCGCCATCGGGCGCCTTCCGCTGCGCCGATGGGCCGATCAACATTGCCGCCAACAAGCAGGAGCAATTTGAAAAACTGTGCGAGTTGATCGGACGCCCCGATCTGGCCACGGACCCCCGCTTTGCCGAGCGCGAGACGCGCAAGGCCAACCGCGCCGCGATCAATGCCGAGCTGGAACAGGCATTGGCCGCCAAAAGCGCGCAGGAGTGGGAAAGTCTGTTCAACGCCCATGGCATTCCGGCGGGGCGCATCCTGACCGTGCCGGAAATCCTGGCCCATCCGCAGATCGCCGCGCGCGATCTGGTGCAGGACATCGCCATGCCCGAGGCCGATTTCGGCGGCGTGCGCGTGGTGCGTGCAGGCTTTGACCTTGCCGACAGCCAGCCCGCCGCGCGCTGCCCACCGCCTTGGCTGGGGCAGCATAACGCGCGGATCTACGGCGAACTGGGCCGCGATCACCCAGCGCTGGAGCGCCTTAAGGCCAGCGGGGCGATCTGAACTATGGCGGCCTTATTCGGCGGTGGCCAGAGGGGGGAGCAGGCCTGGCGTTGCCCCCAGCCGCAGCGACAGTGCAATCGCGGCCTCCACCGCCACCGGGGCGAGCCGCGTGACATGCTCCTGCGTAAAGCGCAGGCTGGGGCCGGACAGGGTGATCGCCCCCTGCAGAACCCCATTGGCGCCGAACACCGGCACGCCGATCGCCGCCATGTCCAGATCGACATTGCCCACCGAGACCACCACCATTGCCTCGCGCGTGATGGGCGCACGCAATCCGGCGTCGAATTGCAGCAGGGTGACGCTGGCCGCGCCCTTGTTCAATGCGCGGCGCGAGCCGGGACGCACGCTGTAATCGCGCACCACATTGCTGCCGTCGACGCGAAACAGGCAGACCAGATCCTCGCCGTCGCGGATATAAAACGTCGCGCTTTCCGAAGTATCGGCCACCAGTTGTTCAAGCACCGGTTCAACAAAATGACGCAGGTCGAAGGAATCCTGAAACACCGAGGCAAAGGAAAGCAGACTTGCGCCCAGTTGATAGGTGCCGTCGGCGCGCTGCCAAATCAAACCATAGCGCTCCAGACTGCCCAGCAGGCGCAGGATCGTGCTTTTGTAGAGCCCGGTGATCCGCGCGATCTCGGCCAGCGTCAGCACCGGTTTGCCGGCGCGAAAGGCTTCGAGAATATCCAGCGCGCGATCGACCGCCGCCACCCCAGGCTTTGAATTCATGTTTCGGTTTCGCCTTGCAGCCGTTTGTACCTGTGTTCTGTATAACAGAACAAGGGTGCGAAATGTCAATGGCCCCGCCCGCTTTTGCTCCATTTCCGTTACGGGAGAACAAAAATGACCACCCTGCCCCCCCGTGTCTTCATCAAGGAAGAAGGCCCGCGCGAAGGTTTCCAGATCGAGCGCGCCCCGATCCCCACCGCCGACAAGATCCGGCTGGTCGATGCGCTTTCCGACACCGGGGTCGGGCTTATTCAGGTCACTTCCTTTGTCCATCCGCAAAAAGTGCCGGGCATGGCCGATGCCGAAGCGGTGGTGGCGGGCATGACGCTGCGCGCGGGGGTGCGCTACAGCGGGCTGTGGCTGAACCAGCGCGGGCTGGAGCGGGCGATTGCCACCGGCCGCCTCGATCTGGAGGGCAAGCTGACGCTCTATGCTTCCAACATCTTTCTAAAACGCAACCAGAACCGCACGCCCGAGCAGCAGCGCGAGGCCCAGCCCGCGTTGATCGCGATGTATCAGGCCCATGGCATTCCGGTGCGCACCGGCTTTGTTACCGCCGCCTTTGGCTGCAATTTCGAGGGCGATGTCGATCCGGCCCGCGTGGTGGGGCTGGTGGGCGATATGCTCTCGATTGCCGCCGATCATGGCGAGAATCTGAGCCTGATCGGCCTTGGCGACACGATGGCATGGGCCACACCCGAACGCATCCGCCGCGTGGTGGGGGCGGTGCGTGAACGCTGGCCTGATCTCGAACTCTCGCTCCATCTGCATGACACGCGCGGGCTGGGCATTGCCAATGCGATGGCGGGGCTGGAGATGGGTGTGCGCCATTATGATGCGGCGGTGGGCGGGCTGGGCGGATGCCCCTTTGCCGCGCATGGCGGGGCGGCGGGCAATATTGCCACCGAGGATTTTGTGTTCCTGTGCGAAGAACTGGGCATCGAAACGGGCATAGACCTTGAGAAGCTGGCCGAATGCGCGCGTCTGGCCGAAAGCATCGTTGGCCATCCGCTGCCCGGCAAGATCAAGACCGGGGGCAGCCTGCGCGCGCTGCGTGCCCGCATCGCGGCGGCCTGATCCATGCTTTCGCGCCTCCATGATGCCGACCGCGCGGCGCTGGCCGCTCTGCCGCGTTCGCTGATCATCCTGTTGGAAAACATTCTGGCCCATGAGGCCGATCCCGCGCCCTATATCGCCCATTTCCGGCATTGGCTCGATCATGGCGCGGCGGAGGCGGAGATCCCCTTTCGTCCCTCGCGCATATTGATGCAGGATACCGCAGGCGTTGCCGCGCTGGCCGATCTGGCGGCGCTGCGCGACCATGCCGCCGCTCATGGCTTTGCCCCGGGGGCGGTCGATGCCGCGATCCCCATCGACCTTGTCATCGACCATTCGGTCCATGTCGATTACAGCGGCGTCCCCGATGCGGCGGCGCGCAATCTGGCATTGGAATATGCCCGCAACGGCGAACGCTACCGCTTTTTCAAATGGGCCGAGCGCGCCTTTGACCGCCTGAATATCGTGCCGCCGGGGCAAGGCATCTGTCATCAGATCAATCTGGAGCGCCTGACCAGCGGCTGCGTTCGCCGTGACGGCCGATGGATGGCCGAAACTGTGATCGGCACCGACAGCCATACCACGATGGTCAATGCACTGGGCGTGCTGGGCTGGGGCGTGGGCGGAATCGAGGCGGAGTTGGCGGCGCTGGGCGCCCCGGTGCCGATTCCTCTGCCGCGCGTGGTTGAGGTATGTCTGGAGGGTCGTCTGGCGGAGGGCGTGACGGCCACCGATGCGGCCTTGTTCATCGCTGCCCGCCTGCGCGAGGCCGATGTGGTGGATCAGATCGTCGAGTTCTCCGGCACGGCGCTCGATCACATGAGTTTGCCCGACCGGGCGGCGGTGGCCAATATGTGCCCTGAATACGGGGCAACGGCGGCGCTGTTTCCGGTGGATGGGGCCACGCTGGCCTATATGGCGGCAATGGGGCGTCCGGTGGAGGATTACGAAGCCTATGCGCGCGCAACCGGCCTGTGGCGCGATGCCGGGCCGCCAAGGCGTTATTCGCGGCGCCTTGTCCTCGATCTGGGTGCGGTCGGGCCGATCATGGCCGGGCCTAGCCGGCCGCAGCAGATAGTCCCTCTGGCGGCGGTTTCGGCTTCCCTGCGCGAACATTTCCCGCAGGAGGAGGATGCCCTTGTCGCCATTGCCGCGATCACCAGTTGCACCAACACCGCCAATCCCGCGCTGATGGTGGCCGCGGGTCTGGTCGCGCAAAAGGCTGTGGAGCGCGGTCTGTCGGTTCCGCCATGGGTCAAAACCTCGCTGGCCCCCGGATCGCCGCGCATTGCGGCCTTGCTGGAGCAGGCCGGATTGCAGGAAAGTCTCGACGCGCTGGGATTTCATGTGGTCGGCTTCGGCTGCACCACCTGCGTCGGCAATTCGGGCGATCTTAAGCCCGAGGCGGGCGAGGGGCGCTTGCTGGCGGCGGTATTGTCGGGCAATCGCAATTTTGAAAACCGCATCCATCCCGCGATCCGGGCCAATTATCTGGCCTCGCCGCCGCTGGTGGTGGCCGCCGCGCTGGCGGGGCGGATGGGCGTCAATCTGGCGCAGGATGCCTTGGGCACGGATCGCGATGGCGCGCCGGTGTTCCTGCGCGATCTCTGGCCCGATGCGGTGGAGGTTTCGGCGGTCCTGCATGGTTTGCCCGATACGCTCCAAGAAGGAGCGGTGGACAGCGCATGGGCGGATCTGGACGCGCCCGACGGGCCGCAATTCCCCTGGGATCCGGCCTCGACCATGGTTTTGCCGCCGCCGTTTTTTGAATGCGCGGCCGGCGGCTTGATTGGCGACCTGCATGGCGCGCGGGCCTTGCTGGTGCTGGGCGACAATGTGACGACCGATCATATCTCGCCCATTGGGCGGATCGCGGCGTCATCGCCCGCCGCCGCATGGCTGAGAGCGCATGGACAGCACAATCCGGGCAGCTATGGCGAGCAGCGCGCCAATGATCGCGTGATGCTGCGCGGCACTTTCGACAATGCGCGGCTGCTCAACCATCTGGCGAGCGGACCGGGCAACCGGGCGCCGGGGCCGGATGGCGCGGAAGGCTCTGTTTTCGCGGCGGCGCAGGCCTATGCCGACCAAGGCGTGCCTCTGCTTGTCTTTGCCGGGGCGCGCTATGGCACCGGATCGGCCCGCGACTGGGCGGCCAAGGGGACCGCGCTGCTGGGCATCCGCGCCGTCATCGCGCGCAGTTTTGAGCGGATCCACCGCGCCAATCTGGTGGCGATGGGTGTGCTGCCGATTGTGTGGGATCAGGATGCGGCGGGGCTGGTTCGGGCCGATAGCCGCATCGCCATTCTCGGCATCGACCGACTTGGCGCGGATTGCGGCGACCTGATCATCGCCATCGACACGCCGGGCAAGGGCATAGCCCATTACCCCGCCCGGGCCGATGTGGGTTCGGCGGGCCAGATTGCCCTGCTGCGCGATGGCGGTCTGTTTGCCCGTTTTGCGCGGCGCTTTGGCTGATGGATACGGCGCCGGAAGGATGATCCCTCCGGCGCCGTCCTGCCTTATCCCTCGTGGATGGTCTTGGTAACAAGGCAAGCCTGCAAGCCTTCCGGGCCGTCTTCATGGCCGTGGCCGGACCATTTCACCCCGCCAAAGGGCGCATCGGCCGCGCCGATCGTGGTGGTGTTGATAGCCAGCATCCCGGTTTCCAGTTCGGCGGCCAGACGGCGATGGCGGCGATAATCCTGCGTCCAGGCATAGGCGGCAAGGCCATAGGGCAGGCGGTTGGCTTCGGCGATCATCGCGGCCTCATCGGCATAGCGGTTGATCAGAGCGACCGGGCCGAAAGGCTCCTCCTGCATGATTTCGGCATCCAGCGGCGTATCGGCCAGCACGGTCGGGGCAAAGAAACAGCCCTGATTGCCGATCCGCGCCCCGCCCGTCATCAACCGGCCCCCGCGCGCCACCGCATCACCCACCAGCTTTTCCATCGCCTCGGGACGGCGCGGATTGGCCATCGGCCCCATTTGCACGCCTTTGTGCCATCCCGGCCCGACCTTTATGGCCGCTGCCCTTTGTGCGAAACCGGCGACGAAGCGGTCATAGATGGCATCCTCGACGATAAAGCGCGTGGGCGCGACGCAGACCTGCCCGGCATTGCGGAATTTATGCGGCACCACCTTGTCCAGAACCGCTTCAAGATCAACGTCGGCAAACACCAGCACCGGCCCATGCCCGCCCAGTTCCATCGTCGTGCGCTTCAGATCATTGGCGGCCAGTTTCATCAGATGCTTGCCGATGGCGGTCGATCCGGTGAAGCTGAGCTTGCGGATGACGGGCGAGGCGAGGAGATAGTCCGACACCTGCGCCGGATCGCCAAACACCGCCTGCGCGACATTGCCGGGCAGGCCTGCGTCATACAGGCATTGCAGCACGCCCAGCGCCGAGGCGGGCGTTTCCTCCGCCGCTTTCAGGATGACACTGCACCCCGCCGCAATCGGCGCGCCCAGCTTGCGCCCCGGATTGCCCAGCGGGAAATTCCACGGCGCAAAGGCGGCCACCGGCCCCACCGGCTCGTGCACCACGGTCGAGCGCATTCCGGTCGGGCGCACCAGTTGGCGGCCATAGAGGCGATGAACCTCGCCCGCATAGAAGCGGAAGAGTTCGACATTCATCATCACTTCGACCCGCGCCTCGGCCAGAGTTTTGCCCTGCTCCTGCGTGGCGACCCATGCCAATTCCTCCTTGCGTTCCAGCATGAGGGCGGCGGCGTCTTGCAGAACCTGCGCGCGCTGGTGGGCGCTGGCATGGCGCCACAGGGCGAAACCGCGAGCGGCGGCCTCCAGCGCGCGGTCAAGATCGGCGGTATCGGCAAGGGGCAATTGGCCCAGCGCATCATCGGTGGCGGGATTGCGGACGGTGAAAGTGGAGCGGTGGTCGATGCCGATGCGTTCTCCGGCAATGACCATCGCGAGTTCGGGATAATGGGGCATGGAATCCTCTGATTTTACTTTGAAGAGTATGCGGGCGATCAGATGGGGAAATGCCCGTCCTGGGTTTCGACGGTGATCCAGCGGGTTTCGGTGAAGCTGTCGATGCCCTGACGGCCGCCGAAGCGGCCATAGCCCGAAGCACCGACGCCGCCGAAGGGCATCTGGGCCTCGTCATGGACGGTCGCGCCGTTGATGTGGCAGATGCCCGACTTGATCTGCTTGGCAAGGCGCAGGCCCTTGGCGATGTCCTTCGTAAAGACCGCAGCCGACAGGCCATATTCGGTGTCATTGGCCAGTTCGATCGCGTGCGCCTCGTCTCGCGCGCGGATGATGCCGACGACGGGGCCAAAGCTTTCATCGCGGAACAGCTTCATGTCCGGCGTGACCTTATCCACCAGATGCGCGGGCATCACGACGTTCAGCGTGGTTTCCCCGCCGGTCAGCAAGGTCGCGCCCTTGGCCACGGCATCGTCCACCAGCGAAAGGCAATGCGCCACCGTCTTGGCATCGACCACCCCGCCCAGCGGCGTGTTGCCCAGACGCGGATCGCCTGCGGTCAAGGTCTTGACCTTGGCGGCGAATTTCTCGGCAAATTCATCGGCCACGGCCTCGACCACGATGATCCGCTCGGTGCTCATGCAGATCTGGCCCTGGTTCATATAGGCGCCGAAAGCGGCCGCCTTGACCGCCTCGTCAAGATCCGCATCGGCACAGATCACCAAAGGCGCCTTGCCGCCCAGTTCAAGCAGGCAGGGCTTGAGATGTTCGGCCGCGCGCTTGGCGATGATGCGGCCCACGGCCGTGCTGCCGGTAAAATTGATGCGCTTGACTTCCGGTGCGTCGATCAGCGCGCCCACCACATCGGCGGCATCCGCAGGCGCATTGGTCACGACATTGACCACGCCCTCGGGGAAACCGGCCTCGGCAAAGGCTTCGATGATCAGCGCATGGGTGCGCGGGCAT
It includes:
- a CDS encoding hydroxymethylglutaryl-CoA lyase, which encodes MTTLPPRVFIKEEGPREGFQIERAPIPTADKIRLVDALSDTGVGLIQVTSFVHPQKVPGMADAEAVVAGMTLRAGVRYSGLWLNQRGLERAIATGRLDLEGKLTLYASNIFLKRNQNRTPEQQREAQPALIAMYQAHGIPVRTGFVTAAFGCNFEGDVDPARVVGLVGDMLSIAADHGENLSLIGLGDTMAWATPERIRRVVGAVRERWPDLELSLHLHDTRGLGIANAMAGLEMGVRHYDAAVGGLGGCPFAAHGGAAGNIATEDFVFLCEELGIETGIDLEKLAECARLAESIVGHPLPGKIKTGGSLRALRARIAAA
- the acnA gene encoding aconitate hydratase AcnA translates to MLSRLHDADRAALAALPRSLIILLENILAHEADPAPYIAHFRHWLDHGAAEAEIPFRPSRILMQDTAGVAALADLAALRDHAAAHGFAPGAVDAAIPIDLVIDHSVHVDYSGVPDAAARNLALEYARNGERYRFFKWAERAFDRLNIVPPGQGICHQINLERLTSGCVRRDGRWMAETVIGTDSHTTMVNALGVLGWGVGGIEAELAALGAPVPIPLPRVVEVCLEGRLAEGVTATDAALFIAARLREADVVDQIVEFSGTALDHMSLPDRAAVANMCPEYGATAALFPVDGATLAYMAAMGRPVEDYEAYARATGLWRDAGPPRRYSRRLVLDLGAVGPIMAGPSRPQQIVPLAAVSASLREHFPQEEDALVAIAAITSCTNTANPALMVAAGLVAQKAVERGLSVPPWVKTSLAPGSPRIAALLEQAGLQESLDALGFHVVGFGCTTCVGNSGDLKPEAGEGRLLAAVLSGNRNFENRIHPAIRANYLASPPLVVAAALAGRMGVNLAQDALGTDRDGAPVFLRDLWPDAVEVSAVLHGLPDTLQEGAVDSAWADLDAPDGPQFPWDPASTMVLPPPFFECAAGGLIGDLHGARALLVLGDNVTTDHISPIGRIAASSPAAAWLRAHGQHNPGSYGEQRANDRVMLRGTFDNARLLNHLASGPGNRAPGPDGAEGSVFAAAQAYADQGVPLLVFAGARYGTGSARDWAAKGTALLGIRAVIARSFERIHRANLVAMGVLPIVWDQDAAGLVRADSRIAILGIDRLGADCGDLIIAIDTPGKGIAHYPARADVGSAGQIALLRDGGLFARFARRFG
- a CDS encoding NAD-dependent succinate-semialdehyde dehydrogenase; amino-acid sequence: MPHYPELAMVIAGERIGIDHRSTFTVRNPATDDALGQLPLADTADLDRALEAAARGFALWRHASAHQRAQVLQDAAALMLERKEELAWVATQEQGKTLAEARVEVMMNVELFRFYAGEVHRLYGRQLVRPTGMRSTVVHEPVGPVAAFAPWNFPLGNPGRKLGAPIAAGCSVILKAAEETPASALGVLQCLYDAGLPGNVAQAVFGDPAQVSDYLLASPVIRKLSFTGSTAIGKHLMKLAANDLKRTTMELGGHGPVLVFADVDLEAVLDKVVPHKFRNAGQVCVAPTRFIVEDAIYDRFVAGFAQRAAAIKVGPGWHKGVQMGPMANPRRPEAMEKLVGDAVARGGRLMTGGARIGNQGCFFAPTVLADTPLDAEIMQEEPFGPVALINRYADEAAMIAEANRLPYGLAAYAWTQDYRRHRRLAAELETGMLAINTTTIGAADAPFGGVKWSGHGHEDGPEGLQACLVTKTIHEG
- a CDS encoding aldehyde dehydrogenase, yielding MEFTRLNPVTGDVASSALAMQAGEMAGIAARAAAAQPAWGAMGPNARRAVLQKAADALASKKDDFVAAMMGEIGATAGWAMFNLGLAVSMVREAASLTTQISGEVIPSDKPGCLAMALREPVGVILGIAPWNAPIILGVRAIATPLACGNAVILKASEQCPRTHALIIEAFAEAGFPEGVVNVVTNAPADAADVVGALIDAPEVKRINFTGSTAVGRIIAKRAAEHLKPCLLELGGKAPLVICADADLDEAVKAAAFGAYMNQGQICMSTERIIVVEAVADEFAEKFAAKVKTLTAGDPRLGNTPLGGVVDAKTVAHCLSLVDDAVAKGATLLTGGETTLNVVMPAHLVDKVTPDMKLFRDESFGPVVGIIRARDEAHAIELANDTEYGLSAAVFTKDIAKGLRLAKQIKSGICHINGATVHDEAQMPFGGVGASGYGRFGGRQGIDSFTETRWITVETQDGHFPI